From a single Streptomyces liliifuscus genomic region:
- a CDS encoding carbohydrate ABC transporter permease, producing the protein MSVQTERTDTGTAAAPGVRKTDVTPPGGPGQARRRGGTAAPYLLLVPALLVTVVLLGWPLVKNGMLSFQNLNPRQLILHLTEWNGGDNYKEVLGSSDFWKVVQRTVVFTTANVVLIMLLGTLVGLLLARLGKRMRLVLMLGLVLAWAMPVIAATTVYQWLFAQRFGVVNWLLAKAGWSSMSDYNWFGSQFSTFSVITLLIVWQSIPFVAINLYAATTTIPKELYEAASIDGAGMWKSFTHVTFPFLRPFLWATTFLEVIWVFKAFPQIFAMNAGGPDRLTETLPIYAFVEGPGNQHYGMGAAISFLTILILLGLTAYYLRTVLKQEEDEL; encoded by the coding sequence ATGTCAGTGCAGACCGAACGCACGGACACAGGCACGGCCGCGGCGCCCGGTGTCCGTAAGACCGACGTAACCCCGCCCGGCGGTCCGGGGCAGGCCAGACGGCGCGGCGGCACGGCCGCCCCCTACCTGCTCCTGGTGCCCGCACTGCTCGTCACCGTGGTGCTGCTCGGCTGGCCGCTGGTCAAGAACGGCATGCTGTCGTTCCAGAACCTCAACCCGCGCCAGCTGATCCTGCACCTCACCGAGTGGAACGGCGGCGACAACTACAAGGAAGTCCTCGGCAGTTCGGACTTCTGGAAGGTCGTCCAGCGGACGGTCGTCTTCACCACGGCCAACGTCGTCCTCATCATGCTGCTCGGCACCCTCGTCGGACTGCTCCTCGCGCGGCTCGGCAAGCGCATGCGGCTCGTGCTGATGCTCGGCCTGGTGCTCGCCTGGGCGATGCCGGTGATCGCCGCGACCACCGTCTACCAGTGGCTGTTCGCCCAGCGCTTCGGCGTCGTCAACTGGCTGCTAGCCAAGGCCGGCTGGTCGTCGATGTCGGACTACAACTGGTTCGGCAGCCAGTTCTCCACCTTCTCCGTGATCACCCTGCTGATCGTCTGGCAGTCCATCCCGTTCGTCGCGATCAACCTCTACGCCGCCACGACCACCATCCCGAAAGAGCTGTACGAGGCCGCCTCGATCGACGGGGCCGGGATGTGGAAGAGCTTCACCCACGTGACCTTCCCGTTCCTGCGGCCGTTCCTGTGGGCGACGACCTTCCTGGAGGTCATCTGGGTCTTCAAGGCGTTCCCGCAGATCTTCGCGATGAACGCCGGCGGACCCGACCGGCTCACCGAGACCCTGCCGATCTACGCGTTCGTCGAGGGCCCCGGCAACCAGCACTACGGCATGGGCGCGGCGATCTCGTTCCTGACGATCCTCATCCTGCTCGGCCTGACCGCCTACTACCTGCGTACCGTTCTCAAGCAAGAGGAGGACGAGCTGTGA